The genomic segment TTAAATTCGGATAATGACAATAATGTAAAATTACCCCCAAtcttatttttgtacatttttttacagGGTGTAATAAACATGAGCATATCTGAAAACAGATTGGTTTTCGATTTACTTCGAGAAAAGGTAAGCGTGTTAATTGAGATGTTATTACAATTGCCAATCAGTTACAATTCTGACAATGAGGGCGTGCCAATATCGACGCCATGTGAACCCTTATTTAAAGGCATGATCATAGAGTGTTTTTGCCAAGGGTAATGCCGATTTATAATGCAAACAATCAAGAAAGATTCAACTAAAGTCAAATGTTAAAGTTTCAGCTGagtagtgggtgcgttcgtttagcttccccggtcgaccccggtgtgcgtcgttttttttccaggacgagggtgtgcagataattacccacgtttgtactggaaaaaaacccatcacacaccggggtcgaacccagggaagctaaacgaacgcacccacagtgtCTGCTTGCCgagaaaacatcaaacaacTGTCAGTGTATTTCCACAAGAAATGTTTTTGCCagaatttgacattttatgaAAAGCAAGAACAAAGATAAGCTTcttttgccataaaaaaaagggatgaaagtcactcTTTCAGAGAGTGTAAAAGAGTCCATTTACAAGACAGTCATGTTATATAATATGCTTTTGgaactttgaaataaaaaataaataatatattaagCCCTCAATTTCCCTGAAATTATCTTATGAAAAGAAACTAAAGTTTTCGAGTGGGGCTGTTTTGTCATGAAAGGGCTGAGCTGCCACTTGACCTCTTTGGTCGTACACTTGTGTTTGAAACAAGGGATTTCTATATCAGAAGTAACAATCACATAAGCCCTACAGGTGTGGACGCTGCAAACAGCATAATGATACTCCACAGGTGcaatgccttaaaggcagtggacattggtaattactcaaaataattatcagcataaaaccttacttggtaacgagtaatggggagaggttgatggtataaaacattgtgagaaacagctccctctgaagtggagtagttttcgagaaagaagtcatttttcacgaatttgatttcgagacctcaagtttagaatttgaggtctcgaaatcaagcatcagaaagcacacacattcgtgaaggttttttcttctttcattgttatctcgcaaattcgacgaccgattgagctcaaattttcacaggtttgttattttatgcatgttatgttgagatacaccaactgtgaagactcgtctttgagaattaccaatagtgtccactgtttttaaatCCAATGATAACTTCTTTCTTTGTCTATTTTAATACTCATCAGATGCAGAAATGCACGGTGCAACCAGAGACTTGGGCCGATGACATGTTTATGTATTCCGAACTTGGAGGTGTTCCAGAGCTCAAAGAAGCCATCGCAAAATACCTGAGAGTTACAACAAGAGCTGTTATGCCGGTCGATCCAACAAAAGTACGGCTGCCTGAGccatttaaaaacatattttttttgatgttgttgttgacatATTTGCTTCAAATGTAAAGCTTCGTTTTGCTATTATACCTTGGtcctaacaaaacaaattttttttaatgtcaaatAATTAATATCTTAATCAGTATTATTACTGTTTTGTCATTTGACTTTTGATTTTCTAACCAGATGGCGGTTTTGAACGGCGCTGACTCGGGATTAGAGGCCTTCGGGCATATCATCTGCGACGCTGGAGGTAAACTTTGTCGACAGTCTGAGATTTTAAGAGATTATAACGAAATGCATACCAGACATCATTTGCATTTTTGTAAAAGACCGTATgctcatgacgtcatttcagtagggcgccctcactatATAGGTCAAAAGGAGTTTGTCCATCgtcactgggtgcgttcgattatcttccccgggtcgaccccggtgtgtggcgttttctttttccaggacgaacgtgtgcagataataatccacgttcgtcctggaaaaaaaacccgccacacaccggggtcgacccagggaagctaaacgaacgcacccattgttttacctctaagatggcggctgtaTGACGTCAATGTATAATTTCTATTTGGGGATGGTTGATTAGGGGGGgacggggagggggggggggcatgacccGGCCTGTTACcaaaatgtattatttgtatttcCTCAGAGGCCGTACTTGTACCTGCTCCATATTACTACGGCATCCACAGATCTCTCAAAGTACGATTTGATGTCGACGTTTTCCCGATACCCCTTTCTAGCGAGGTAAGTTTTCATCCGTCGCATCGCAAAACCCTATTTTCATAATTCCGTGTGACATTGTTGTTTAAGTTTTGACAACAGTCTTGGGGGATGACGCTTTTCTTGCGCCCGCAACAAACCGTCGGCAAATTAGCGCAGACATACGCACGggtcacaacaactgagaaatcgtgcGCCCTGTGATTGGTTCCCGACCGTCGAGGTCAGGTCGTACAAGTTTAGATGttctactcttgcgactgttaatttttttctaGCGGCGACAGTTTCAGATTTTCCTAAAATCATCGCAGTTACGCTCAGGTCGTAAACAATCGCCAACTGAAAAGTTCCCGgtggtcttagctcaggcgcagtgtcatcctgaaaagtcagtcgccgactgttttttgttgacgcaAGGTCGGCCTGAGGCCGGTGTCGCATaaaattatgtcctctatgcaatactatccggaggacaatattgcatataataatgtccgccggacggttttgcatatgcaatcgtgtccgcccggacgctgctgcataatgcaattgtgtctgcccggacacatttgcatatgcagttgtgtccgccccgtgcaaaaccgtccttgcagtaaatttaacgcccttggtcgacggaacacgttcgccatttttttacaagctaagtgcatgtcatgaatgacatgggaagtgttcggccgttggggattcgctgcaatcataaaatacatgaacgtaggttcagtgcatgcttgcacgctcgcttacgcgctaacatacatgtacagtcatgtacatgtccaccggacacgattgcatatgcaaaagtgtccggagcggacatggcggacacaactgcatctGACACTGGCTTTAAATGTTGAATCTGTGGTTTGTAAGGGTTTTGAAATAAGGAAGTCCTCGCTTCTCTTTCTTCGTGTTGGAGACGTCGCTTTAaggcccaggggtggatttcacaaaggtagtcctaacttaggactagtcctaagtactgctaagagataggatcagtcctaagttaggatgagttactggtcctaacttagggctggtcctatctcttagcattgcctaggactagtcctaagttaggactacctttgtgaaatccacccctggacacattttataattgtcaaagcaaagaccagtattctcagtcggtgtatcccaacatagtgcataaaataacacacatgtgaaaacttgggcctcaattattggtcgtcgaatttgtaGAACAGAATTGAGGAACAAAGATAAGTCTTTGACTCAcaggggctggccccaggtaaacgacgtcactacgagagtggtgagtggtcgttcgtttagctcttgtcaggggctcacccgagtgagcaccgcggggtagaagGAACGCACCCAATACGAACCCACCCAATAATTGCCACTCGACCCAGATTTACTCCAATGGACTACGACCCACGCATTTGACCCTTCAACTCTGACCCATCTGACCAGATGTCATCCAATTGCTACACCTTCCACATGCGTGGCTACATATGATGACCCAATAAAATCTgaaacttttctttgtttaaaaggcagtggaaactattggtaattactcaaaatatttattagcataaaaccattcttggtgacgagtaatggggagaggttgatggtataaaacattgtgagaaacggctccctctgaagtgcctagtttatgagaaagaagtaattttccacaaatttgatttcgagactttagatttagaacttgatgtctcgaaattaataaccatctaaacgcacacaacttcgtgtgacaagtgttttttctttcattgttatctcgcaacttcgatgaccgattgagctcaaattttcacaggttagttattttatgcatgttgtgatacaccaacctgtgaaggctagtctttgacaattaccaatagtgtccactgcctttaaacaagtgtttcaaaataaagtcattattttttattttgtagccGAAATCTGGCGAAACCAAACCATTTGAACTGACTGTTGAGCGTGCTGAGCAGGCTTACAAGAAAGCAACACAAGAGGTAGGTTTTATAtagaaatataatataaaacctATAGAAACTAGAAAAATATATGTTAatgtataaattattataacTGTATTAAAACTCCCGATTTGAAAGTCAAATTTTAGGTGATGTGCGGCCCAATAACTACTTAACATCAGAATatagtattgttttttttcttctttcttatcGAAATAATATAGGGAATAGTTGTCAAGGGCCTCTTTCTTGTAAACCCCAACAATCCACTAGGAGACGTTTACAGCAGGCAACTGGTTCTAGATTTACTCAAGTTTGCCAACAGGTAAGTAAGTAAGCTGCTCCAATAGCAACATCAGAAAATCTTAGGGCCATGTCAAACGGTAATTGTTACAGGGCACAATTGTTTCTGTGGGGCAACCATGCACTGTATGCAAACGGAACACTTTGGCACAAGAGACATTCTTTTCGCTGTAAAACTCACTATCCCCAAGAAAGTCATGAGAAAACTGAATTGTTGAATCGATGTTCTTTATTGGAGATTGCCGGGAATTTGTtaccttgtgtgacatggcctttgTCACAATCTTCCAAGGTTTTTGGGTATACGATTGCCTTGTCTCTTTCTTATCCTCTATATATGAGCAGTGGCTATGGCTGGCTTGCTGTAAAGGCCTATTCTCTAACGTTGCAGCAAACATCCAAAGCCGTAGCCGAAGTTGCTTGGTTTAAACAGGTCCTCTTTTTAACATCGACAGGCACGATCTTCACGTAGTCTTAGATGAGGTTTACATGAACTGCATTTTTGAAGAGGGTGTCGATCACTACAGCATCTTCCAGTTCAAAGAAGACGAGATACCAGACTTACAGAAAGTTCACTTCATCTGGACGTTCAGCAAGGTATTGATTAGTCTCCATTCAAGTCGTATTGCATGTGGTTTAGATTAATTAAAATCACCATCACAATACGATTTCCACCTTTAAGTGCTAGTGTTTATGGAGCATGTACACCATGTTTCAGCATGTTTGCGTTTTTCGTAAAGTGAGGAGTTGTTTcaagttttaataaataatttcctCCATGGAAAaatataagaagaaaaaaagaaagacatgTTTTGTCCTTGTTGAAGCTATACTTTAAAGTAATGTATATTTACATGCAGCTGTTCCACCTTTCTACCCTACTCCCTCCGTAGGATCTAGCAATGGGTGGGATGCGAATCTCTGTGAACTACACTTGGAACAAGGACGTCCTTCAGTCCCTGAATGGCATTGCACATTTTCATTCGGTTCCAACAGGATGGCAGAACATGATGGCAAAGCTACTTTCAGATACAGGTGACGTTTGTTTAGAACtttggagtgcgttttggcgaccccaaccaaaaactgtttctgacgtcataaccaaaacggtaaccgagctctcaactcggttatcgttcagtctgaacagcagaaccaacgaccaacaaccgaaacagtttttggttggggtcgccaacaCGCACTCCTAGACTCCACACAAGCTTGACTTGTTCACTTCAaacatcatctgaaaggtctttaTAAATCCAAACAAATGCTACACCTGACCCTGTTTGATCATTCCGATTCAAACGGGAAGTAACAAtccaatgtaaaaaaaaaaatcctgaacCGCCCATTTGATTTATACATATCAAACATCATCTGAAATGTCATTAAGGGCCAAACAAACCATAaacaaagtgtgaccccatttggtCCCGACTTCCAGTTCAAACAGGAAGtctgaaaaaaatacacattggatttttacaatctTTTGCATGAAAATTGTCAAGTAATGCTACAAATTTATGACTTTCTAGATCCACgatgcaagtacatgtaaatatttctCTATAAAATGAAGTCATAGTCTAAAAAACAATTGTCATGATTTATTTCAGACTGGTGTACCGATGTCTTTTTGCCGACATCGGTTAAAAGACTAAAGGAAGCTTTTGATCACTTCACCGCTGGACTGAAACAACTTGGCGTTCCCTTTCACGGTGGACCCGCAGGGCTCTATCTTTGGGCTGATTTTTCAAAGGTGTGTACCATACGTCGTTTGTGAGAGAAACATGACATTGTTTGCTTTAGGGCAAACCTCAACATTTATGTCTATTAAGTGGTGCCGCATTGCTTCATTTTTGGTCCATCTTTGGGCATTTTTGTTACTTAACAAAAgttaattacatgtatatagataGGTATCATAATCTATATAATGGTGGACAGAATCGTTTGTTTGAAAAGCGATGAAAATAGAGACAAAAAAACTTTTGGGATGACCTGCCATTAATCTCAACCCGTCTTCCCAGAACCATCTCTTTCTACAAGATATTACTTTTACAtgaaacaacatttgttttactttaaaatctATCTTTATAAAATCTATCTTTATCTCAATGCTTCGTTTCACAGTTTCTTTCAGCCCCTACTGCAGAGGCCGAGATTGAGTTCCATCACAAGTTAATCAAGGCAGGTGTCGAGTTCTCTCCGTCTCTACTCTGCCGAGGCAGTGAAAGAGGATGGTTCCGCGTGGTGTTTGCTCGCAAGCTGAACATTCTAGAACTCGGTAtgtatattaataattataatccACACATGATCTACATTCAAGAACAATAATTTGGTTATCATTTTGAAACCACAGTGTCAGACAGAAGGAGCTGACTGTGTACTTTGCAGATGTATTCAACACACGATATTATGCAGGcgggcatagtttatctatccgtcaaaaccacagtgaatgGAATTAGTGAGACAGTATATGGGGGGCTGACTGCGTACTGTGCAAATACATTCACAAagtgttttatatttattttgtttgtgcaagTCGCTAGACACACAAGGTCGATAGACCACtccaaggtgtgggctacaattatcaacaatttttttgtggggggcCGTTGCCATTTGGCTGAAAcagagcatagagtaaggacagctATGAACAGAGTTAcccccttaaagacagtggacactattggtaattgttaaagactagccttcacagttggtgtcaaacctgtgaaaatttgagctcaatcggtcatcgaagttgcgagataataaggaaataaaagaaaaaaaaaccttgcaacacgaagttgtgtgtgtttagagagttggtttcgagacctcaagatctaaacatgaggtcccgaaatcaaattcgtggattattacttctttttcgaaaactatggcactgcagagggagccgtttctcacaatgttttatactatcaacctctccccattactggtcacaaagaaaggttttttgtcaataattattttgagtaactaccaatagtgtccactgcctttaacagtccatacggatgatGTCCAGGCTGGCATAATGTCGATATCACAATGGATGATCATTTGAATGATCGGCAATAatgtaggagggttgactgtgtacggTCTATGGTTTGATACATTCAGCCCGTATTAAAACCTTCAgcctttatttaaaaaaattcagccGTTATTAAAACTGTCATTCTTaataaagtcacctggaaatagaatttattttcttcaaacattagagtatatgttcctgaacaatgacataatttttttgagtaattgtttttaaccgTAAGCCTTTATTAAAACCAAGTTGTGGAGTGTTGGCGTCCGTAAGTCTATGTTACATTGTCTGCAATGCTTTGATGTCCGTACAACtctactattttgttttgttatagttTTGCCGTTCGTTTTTATTGTTCATCATAAGTtaatttaaagttttgtttgattcttttTTAACACAGCTCTGGAACGAATCCAGCGAGCATTGCAGTCTTAAGCTTCACTCTGCCGTCAGTAGATGGATTTGGCGcgatacaaataaataaataaacaaaaactcaaaacagAGCATCACTTGTGAAGGTGGTAATTGACTATGTAGCTGTTGCATAAAtactggtaacgagcaatggagagttgttgttagtataaaacatcgtgagaaacggctccctctgaggtaacgaagttttcgagaaagaggtaatttctcacacatAAAAATACAGGTCTGAAACCTTTAATCAGGCAtatataaaagcacacacaatattgtacaacatgggtgttttttctttcattatcctcttgcaaatttgatgaccaataggagactttccaacgctaggtggcagcagacataccgggtaaatttccattgtttacgtagttctgaacatgcgcataattctgagaacaatggatttacccgataagtctgctgccctctatcgtcccagaaagtctcccattggcatTCACGTGATAAGAAGACCAAGGTAGCAAGCCCATATATTGGGCCCATATGGACAAGATCTGGGCCGGGGCCAACCCATGTGGTAGCCTACCTATGTTCCCATTTGAGTCCCCTTTTAATCGAAGCAGTGTATTTTCCTAAAATGTTAAACTactttattcattttgttattattaatcatcattatcatcatggGATATAAATAGTAcaagtgaatttaaaaacatttcttgagaacaaaaataaagcaaaaagGTATTCAAAGCCACAGTGTGCAATGTGGTatacagtatgtacatgtacgacgtccgtgTCCGTgagttgcattgttatgactgacacgcctatttccgacagtttccggttccagactagcgcggagtatccgctcacaaccggttataaacactggtcattatcaaaggtttaaacacccccacgtgacgcgctcaccaccaataggaatagcgaaactgtctgaggtatttatgaaaaaCATAGCAGACAAGTGAGACTGGCgacgaaccccccccccccccccctcaaacgATTACAAGCAGACAGGCACTACCTACTTCACAAAGATGACCCTGTCAAATAATGCCAAGGCCTGTAGCTTAGAGTCTTCATCAGTAAAAAGGTGAGGGATGAAACCAAAGACATTTTCACGAATTAGATGCAGCTCTAAGTTTATCAATCACATTATCCGTCACTTCAAACAAGGTAATTTTTATCATCAAAATTTACCTAAATATACCACTGAGGAAAAATGTTCGCCATCTATGGGTTGatgtggagctgttgatgaAGAGTATTCTCTAAAAGAACTGAGAATTGGTAAAGTTTTGTATTAAACTGTAACCGAGAATGTTTAATGCCGCACAAAAAGGATTTCCCATCAtgagtgtgacgtcattcagCTAGCGAAGCTGGGCACGTCTTGTGATGGCTCTGTTTGGCACAGTATTTTGACCAAAATACGTCTAGACTCCAGACTATAGCTGCTACAATTTCCCAGTTCATTAGAATTGTGTTCGAAAGATGTGCGACAAAGGTATGTTCAATATGTAAACCTGTGGTCATTCGGTTTATTAATGTTCGGGCACCCGGTGAATAACCTAGCACTCCCtagaataggagactttccaacactaggtggcagcagacagaccgggtaaatttccattgtttacgtagttcttaacatgcgcataattctgagatcaatggatttacccgataagtctgctgccctctatcgtcccagaaagtctcccattggcatTCACGTGATAAGAAGACCAAGGTAGCAAGCCCATATATTGGGCCCATATGGACAAGATCTGGGCCGGGGCCAACCCATGTGGTAGCCTACCTATATTCCCATTTGAGTTTGCTTTTTCGAGAACTCTCTTGTGTATAGGCTTAAGACTGCAATGCTCGCTGAATTCGTTCCAGAGCTGTGTGTAaaaaagacacaaacaaaactttaaatcTACTTATGATAAACGACGAAAACAAGAACGGCAAAAAAGAAGATATATAATAAAAATGGTTTGAACATCGGAGCATTGCAGACAATGGAGTTACAATTCGTTGATTCACGGACGCCAACACAGTACAtaatcaaccctcctactaactGTCCAATCATTCAAATGATCATCCGCTGTGACTTTGAACGATTCAAAAATTATGCCAGGCTGTAATAAAGATACCATTTTGTTGAATGCATctgcacagtacacagtcaaccctccttcCGTCTGACCATTTAATTCCATCCGCTACGGTTTTAAAATGATAACCAATTTATTGTTCTTGAGTGTAGATCATGAGTGGATTATattaataatttcttttttacataCCTAGTTCTAGAATGTCCAGCTTGCGAGCAAACACCACTCGGAACCATCCCCTTTCACTGCCTCCGTAGAGTAGAGACGGAGAGAACTCGACACCTGCCTTGATTACCTTGTGATGGAACGCAATCTCAGCCTCTGCAGTACGTGCTGATAGGAACTGCAAAACGAAGCATTGAGATTAGACAGattataaagtaaaacaaatgttgtttcGTAAAAAAAGGAATCTCTAATATAGAAAGAGATGATGCTCCTGGTAGACGATCCAAAAAGTTGTTAATTTCGTTTTTACCCTCGCTTTTCAAACAACGTAAATTATTCTATCcaccatattttttttatagacataGATTATAATtcctattaaacaaaaaaaaaataaataaataagggaTTTACTTTCCCTGACAAACGATCTCCCttaaacacattaaaaaaaatgttatgtgaaaagaaaattaacatACAACGTAACCGAACTATGATACCAGTCTGAAACAAATCGGCCAAAACATAGAGCCCAGTGGAACTTGTCTTTTCCTAACTAGAAATGTCCATTTCCCgcaaacataacttttttttttttaatttatatatataagGAGCAAAATGTGAACAACAGACATTGACATGGTCAATGAACAGAATGAAATTTGAACCAGAGTGAAGGATCTTAAGAGAAGAACGTTGATGGGCTAATCAAATGGTTAACTGCAGCTCAGATTTACCAGAAaagaataacagaaaaaaacaaagatatatgGTACCAACGAAACACTGAATTATGTAAGAAGGAGGTGTCCATGCACACGGCATTTAAATGACATTGTGGTACAAAAGTGTTGGTAGAAATCACCCCCCCAGACACGAACACGGAGACTTGTCCTAAAAAGCAAACAATGTCATGTTTCTCTAACAAACGACGTACAAAAAGACTACATGGTACACACCTTTGAAAAATCAGCCCAAAGATAGAGCCCTGCGGGTCCACCGTGAAAGGGAACGCCAAGTTTTGTCAATCCCGTGGTGAAGTGATCAAAAGCTTCCTTTAGTCTTTTAACCGATGTCGGCAAAAAGACATCGGTACACCAGTCTGCAATAAATCATGACAACTGTTTTTTAGATATAGCTTTATTGACAAATGACTTTACTTtaaagagaaatatttcaagaagCGCTTAAGTTACTCCTTGCATTGAGGTTCTATAGAAAGTCATCAATATATTTTAGCATTACTTGACAATTTTCATGCAAAAGCTTGCAAACATCCAATGAGTGGTTCAGCAGGagatatgatttttttcaaacatcaacTTCCTGTTTGAACTGGATATGCTGGAAGTTGGGACCAAACGGGGTCACACTTAGTACATAGTTTGTTTGGCTCTTAATCAAAGACATTTCAAATGATGTTTGAATTGTAAAAAGCACGTGGATTCGAGAGTTATAAACAAATATCAACCTGTATCTGACAGTAGCTTTGTCATTATCCTTTGCCATCCCGTTGGAACAGGATGGAAATGTGCAATTGCATAAAGGGAACGAAAGACGTCCTCGTTCCAAGTGTAGTTCGCAGAGATTCGCATTCCACCCATTGCTAGATCCTACGGATGGAGTGGGGAAGAATGGTGGAACAGCTGCATAAAGTATCATTGCTTTCACATGATGTTACAAAAATATACTCTGTGAACGCTATATTACTTTTAAGGATGGAAATTTGTGAAGTGATGATGATTTCAATTAATCTACACCACATGCAACGACTTGAAGGGAGACTAATCAATACCTTGCTAAACGTCCAGATGAAGTGAACTTTCTGTAAGTCTGGTATCTCGTCTTCTTTGAACTGGAAGATGCTGTAGTGATCGATACCCTCTTCAAAAATGCAGTTCATGTAAACCTCGTCCAGAACTACGTGAAGATCGTACCTGTCAATGTTAAAAGAGGACACGTTAAAACCAAGCGACTttggcttcggctttggctGTCTGCGACAACGTTGTAGAATAAGCATTTTCAGCAAGCCAGCCATAGCCACTGCTCATAGGAACACAGAGCAatcgaaaaaaaagaagaaccaGGAATAAATAATTGTGACTAAAAAGGCCATGTCAAACGTAGACTTGCTTCAAGTCCCAATCCCTTGCCATGTTCAGAAAGCTGTTGTTTTGTGATGGTCTGCGTTGATTCCTTACCTGTTCCGCAcgctcgggaccacattttgacggcatAGAAGCGCGCACTGTCGGCTTGTTTGCTgggggacctctcacacgaggatgggacttgaaccaagtctatgtcacacgaggcaacacAGTTCTGGCAATCTCCTATAGAAGAACATCAGTCAGTTTCCACATGACTCTCTTAAATGACAGTGAATTTTACAGCGAGAAGAGCGGTCTCTTGTGTTGCCAAAGTGTTTCGTTTGCATAAAGTGCAAATGgttgcctgaaaaaaaaatgccgtTTGACATGGCCCTACGACTTTCTGGTGTTGCTATTGGAG from the Asterias rubens chromosome 22, eAstRub1.3, whole genome shotgun sequence genome contains:
- the LOC117305173 gene encoding probable inactive 1-aminocyclopropane-1-carboxylate synthase-like protein 2 isoform X2, with the translated sequence MLKYEDNLIMSPSGGVLSAEEFDCSSKTDGVINMSISENRLVFDLLREKMQKCTVQPETWADDMFMYSELGGVPELKEAIAKYLRVTTRAVMPVDPTKMAVLNGADSGLEAFGHIICDAGEAVLVPAPYYYGIHRSLKVRFDVDVFPIPLSSEPKSGETKPFELTVERAEQAYKKATQEGIVVKGLFLVNPNNPLGDVYSRQLVLDLLKFANRHDLHVVLDEVYMNCIFEEGVDHYSIFQFKEDEIPDLQKVHFIWTFSKDLAMGGMRISVNYTWNKDVLQSLNGIAHFHSVPTGWQNMMAKLLSDTDWCTDVFLPTSVKRLKEAFDHFTAGLKQLGVPFHGGPAGLYLWADFSKFLSAPTAEAEIEFHHKLIKAGVEFSPSLLCRGSERGWFRVVFARKLNILELALERIQRALQS
- the LOC117305173 gene encoding 1-aminocyclopropane-1-carboxylate synthase-like protein 1 isoform X1, which produces MASSNLSKRIQAMLKYEDKLIMPPSGGVLSADEFDCSSNKDGVINMSISENRLVFDLLREKMQKCTVQPETWADDMFMYSELGGVPELKEAIAKYLRVTTRAVMPVDPTKMAVLNGADSGLEAFGHIICDAGEAVLVPAPYYYGIHRSLKVRFDVDVFPIPLSSEPKSGETKPFELTVERAEQAYKKATQEGIVVKGLFLVNPNNPLGDVYSRQLVLDLLKFANRHDLHVVLDEVYMNCIFEEGVDHYSIFQFKEDEIPDLQKVHFIWTFSKDLAMGGMRISVNYTWNKDVLQSLNGIAHFHSVPTGWQNMMAKLLSDTDWCTDVFLPTSVKRLKEAFDHFTAGLKQLGVPFHGGPAGLYLWADFSKFLSAPTAEAEIEFHHKLIKAGVEFSPSLLCRGSERGWFRVVFARKLNILELALERIQRALQS